The window TTTCAGAGCATCCTCCTCTGACAAAGATTTATTGCCCCCCATATCAATAACTAGTTCACGACGAAGACGCTCCTCTTCCGTTTCCGTGGGCACATCACCCTGAAGGATAGCTTGGAGTGCTTGTTCTTCCAGAGTAAGAGGCTCCTTCTTAACCTCTATTCCTGCTCCAGAAGTACCATTTAACGAGGCAGGTGCCTTATACTCCTCTGTGCGCTCAACTTTAACAGCGGCTTCGCCATCGTCCGCTTGCACCTCCGCCTTGACAATAGTTCTCAATCCCGAGCGCTGAGGTTCATCACCAACCCTTTCATGGGTTTCCACGGGTTCAGTGGGTGTACGAGAGTCTGGTCGGTAAGATGGTACACGGCGATTACTGGATGACGCTCGCCAGTCTCTGTTGGGTAAAGCGGGGATGATTAGTGGCCCTTCAGGCTTGTCGCCACTATCGATAAAGATTAGCGCATGTTTATGCTCATTGTGATTATTGGAGACATACCCTATGATGCGCCCATTGCCAAAACCTTCTATTCTCTCGTCCTTGGGCTTTTGACTCCTTCGTATGTTGTAGTGCccgtcatcttcatcatcgtcttcGTCCCGATTATCTTCGAATAACCTTCGAGAAGGTGGGCCTCTAGCTCCGCTGCCGAGAGGTGAAGGTCGGTATGGGGCTGATCCTGGAGGCCTGACCGTAAATGATACGGGTGCAGGCATTTTGTAGATGATTTGTGGATTAACAATCGGAATACGAGATGAGCTGTCGCAATGGATGTTTTTATGTGGCGAGAGGTGCGAGAGATGATGGGTGGGTTACGTAACTGGCATAATGCGCTCCTTTGGGCCGAATCGTCAGTCCGTCACGGTCGTTCCCCGGTGTAATTGAGTATTGATCCAGTTGAGAGTATGACTATAACTATCAAACAGTAGCAAAGCACGAGACAACATGGCTACGACAGTACAACCTATCCCGcctcccttcttctccccttACCTCGATGACCAGTGCAACAAGATCAACGCTAAACCCGTTCCGTGGGAGGTGAGCATTGCTCGTGTATGGTTGGATATAGGCTGACATCGGGTCGCGGCGCAGGGTTACCAAAGGGCAAAGCTTCTTTCAGCAGATGAACTCTCACTCTTAAAGTCTCTTAGCAAGCTTGTACGTAGCCCGACGTCGTCAGTTGTCAGTGTGCTGCTATTAACAAGTAACATAGCCGTCCGCTCAACGACCTACGGTACTGGCTACTCAAGGTTCTCAATATGCTAAGCTTTACATCGACTTACTCCGGAAGCTTCAGCGCGTGGATACCGTTCAGGCGGTGCTTGTATCGATCAGCGACATGCTTGCGGACGATTCGACCATTCCTTACTTTCACAATCTTGCGTCGCCAGAGTATCCAGATGATCCTTACGGACCTATTGTCAAATGTTTGAATATGGATGAAGAATTTCCTGTGTTGGGAAGCTTGAGGATATTGTCACTTTTGATAGCGTGAGTTTAATATGTAGAGACATGGTAGGAAGCTAATGTGAATGCTAGTACTGATCCCAAACCCTTCCCTAACGACCTCGTTCCCACTTTACTCTCATCGCTCCAAAAGCTCTTAAATGGCAGTCGATTGCCTCTGTGGGAAGTTGCCGCCCAGGTTCTCGGTGCTATTCTGGGGACCAAACAGTTCAGGAAGTCCGTATGGAATGAAAAAAATTGTCTTTCAGGGTGTGTTTAGTGCTTCAACCACCATTATGTCAAGCTAAT is drawn from Cryptococcus gattii WM276 chromosome A, complete sequence and contains these coding sequences:
- a CDS encoding Hypothetical protein (Similar to TIGR gene model, INSD accession AAW41101.1; CNA06910), whose translation is MPAPVSFTVRPPGSAPYRPSPLGSGARGPPSRRLFEDNRDEDDDEDDGHYNIRRSQKPKDERIEGFGNGRIIGGDKPEGPLIIPALPNRDWRASSSNRRVPSYRPDSRTPTEPVETHERVGDEPQRSGLRTIVKAEVQADDGEAAVKVERTEEYKAPASLNGTSGAGIEVKKEPLTLEEQALQAILQGDVPTETEEERLRRELVIDMGGNKSLSEEDALKRDIEALPEESTLDDYAAIPVSAFGEAMARGMGWNPSAQGTKIHEPKLRPALLGLGATALETPVPPSRPGSSTGKRPAKPSKRDSMKYNLSGALTGGMSVKGVPIRIEEMIEIRGIGKETGTGDGIDRANPWNLPL